CTTCCTTCAGCGTCGTATTTAGCTGACTGAGAAATGATTTCCACTTTGTTAATGGTGTTTGCAGGAATCAGGCTCAGAACATCTGCATTGCTCTTCTGTCCGGCATATGGTTTTCCGTCTACAAGAACAAGCGCTGTGTTACCTCTTACCGTAATGTTTCCTTGAATATCTACTCTAACCGTTGGCGTATTTTCAAGAACTGTAACCGCGTTCCCCCCAATATTAGCGATATCTTTTGAGGCATTGTAGATCTTTTTAGTCATTTCATGATCCACCAGTTTTGACCTCGCGATCAACTCTATTTCTTCCAGGTTCTCTATATTCTGTTCGAGCTCTATAATACCCATCTCGATGTCCTGATTGACCGAAAGAACCTGAATGATAAAAGGCTGGAAGGATAAGGACTCAATGATACAGTAATATTTAGAATCCTGAACTGATAATTCGAATTTACCTTCTTTATCCGTTACATCCCCGGTAAGTTCACCGGTATCGATATCCTGAAGTGTCACTGTAACGAATTGCAACGGCAAGTGAGTTTCGGCATCTTTCACGTAACCGACAACAAGGTTCGTTTCGTTTAGTTCCTGACCTAATAAACTGAAGGAGAGGAGAAAGATGAGCAGAATACTAAATAGTTTCATTTCAAAAAGGCGCAATTTGATAAAAATAGGTTATTCCCGAGGAAAAAAAAATAGTGGTTTCGGGGTATTTTCAGTCATTTACAATTCGTTCGAAAATATTTAAAGGAGATCCCTGATTTTTTCCGGTGGCCTGCCTATTACTGCCCGTTCACCCTTGACCACAATTGGTCTTTCAATCAATTTTGGAAATGAAACCATTGCTTCGATTACTTCCTGTTCGCTGAGATTTTTATTCTTGAAATTTTCTTTCCAGTCCTTTTCATTTTTCCTAACCAGTTCCAGAGCAGGTATGTCTAATTTCCTTATAATATCAGTAAGTTCCTCTACAGAAACGGGCTCTTTTAAGTATTCTCTTATTTCTAAATCCTCATCGGCTTCCTTTACAATTGCAAGACCTTGTCTGCTTTTGCTGCACCTTGGATTATGGTAGATTTTCATTTTTTACAGATTTGATTCGTTGTGAGTTCAAAAATAAAGTATTTTTTGTTTATGTTAAATTATATTTGCCCTATGATGATAACAG
This DNA window, taken from Lutimonas zeaxanthinifaciens, encodes the following:
- the arsC gene encoding arsenate reductase (glutaredoxin) (This arsenate reductase requires both glutathione and glutaredoxin to convert arsenate to arsenite, after which the efflux transporter formed by ArsA and ArsB can extrude the arsenite from the cell, providing resistance.), whose translation is MKIYHNPRCSKSRQGLAIVKEADEDLEIREYLKEPVSVEELTDIIRKLDIPALELVRKNEKDWKENFKNKNLSEQEVIEAMVSFPKLIERPIVVKGERAVIGRPPEKIRDLL